A genomic window from Lotus japonicus ecotype B-129 chromosome 1, LjGifu_v1.2 includes:
- the LOC130732458 gene encoding uncharacterized protein LOC130732458: MADEEIIDLTGASPPPSPRSMRLRPRRPRPRRGFICLDCALHLIANNTNNNFNNIYGNPFQTAAGINYYVPAGNELAVRSPYPLGPSFNGASIPEHDLFMVGMMRYWRRRLSKTARDMMLANMTRQTPPQVDQSYGKSVYGNQPWTYTYNATADGNVMADSNMFSINPVIMPISPPPTETLTLFPEQAPLFSEEVNDGNNNVNNGLQIMQTDANDVTSMTETGEGEGEGEGEGEGELDLELNLGWSK, translated from the exons ATGGCTGATGAGGAAATCATTGACCTCACAGGCGcctctccaccaccatcaccaagaAGTATGAGGCTACGCCCTCGAAGACCTCGACCCAGGAGAGGCTTCATATGCCTCGACTGTGCGTTGCACCTCATTGCCAATAATACCAACAATAACTTTAACAACATTTATGGCAATCCGTTCCAAACTGCTGCTGGTATTAATTATTATGTACCAGCAGGGAATGAGCTAGCAGTCAGATCCCCTTACCCTCTTGGACCCAGCTTCAACGGGGCTTCGATTCCTGAACATGA CTTGTTCATGGTGGGGATGATGAGGTACTGGAGGAGGCGCTTGAGCAAAACCGCTAGGGACATGATGTTGGCTAACATGACCCGACAGACACCTCCACAAGTTGATCAGAGCTATGGGAAAAGTGTCTATGGAAACCAACCATGGACATACACTTACAATGCTACTGCTGATGGGAACGTTATGGCTGATTCCAACATGTTTAGCATTAATCCTGTGATCATGCCGATCAGTCCACCACCAACAGAAACGCTTACTCTGTTTCCAGAGCAAGCTCCTTTGTTTTCAGAAGAGGTGAATGATGGCAACAACAACGTTAACAATGGGCTCCAGATAATGCAGACAGATGCAAATGATGTCACTTCGATGACCGAGACTGGTGAAGGTGAAGGTGAAGGTGAAGGTGAAGGTGAAGGTGAATTGGATTTGGAGCTGAACTTGGGTTGGAGCAAGTGA